The genomic segment GGCAGAATAAGGGATTTCATGGCTAGAAAATATTTTGGAACCGACGGCATTCGTGGTCATGTCGGGCAGTTTCCGATCACCCCGGAGTTCATGCTCAAGCTCGGATGGGCGGCCGGAATGGCGTTCCGCAAGCATGGGAAGTGCCGCATTCTGATTGGAAAGGACACCCGCATCTCGGGGTATATGTTCGAATCCGCCTTGCAGGCTGGGCTGTCGGCCGCGGGTGCCGACGTGTTGCTGCTCGGACCTATGCCAACCCCTGCTGTCGCTTATTTGACCCGTACCTTTCACGCGGACGCAGGTATTGTGATCAGCGCCTCGCACAATCCTCATCATGACAACGGCATCAAATTCTTCTCCGGGCGGGGGACGAAATTGCCGGATGAAGTCGAGCTGATGATAGAGGGGCTGCTCGATACGCCGATGACTGTCGTTGAGTCGGCGCAACTCGGCAAGGCGTCGCGAATCAACGATGCGGCTGGCCGCTATATTGAGTTCTGTAAGAGTAGCGTGCCGACCAGTACCGATTTCTCCGGTATGAAGATCGTGCTCGATTGCGCGCATGGCGCCACTTATAAAGTAGCGCCTAGTGTCTTCCGCGAACTTGGGGCGGAAGTGGTAGTTATCGCCGCTCAGCCTGATGGCTTGAATATCAACGCCGATGTCGGGTCGACCCATGTTGGGCAGCTGCAGAAGGCAGTGATCGAGAATGGTGCGGATCTTGGTATTGCCTTCGACGGGGATGGCGACCGCGTGATGATGGTCGACCACACTGGTGCTCAGGTGGACGGTGACGAGTTGCTCTATATCATCGCCACCGACCTGCAGGATCGTGATCATCTGGCTGGGGGGGTGGTTGGCACGCTAATGAGCAATCTTGGGCTCGAGTTAGCCCTCAAGGCACGCGAAATCCCCTTCGTTCGGGCTAAGGTAGGTGATCGCTATGTGATGGCGGAAATGCTCGATCGCGACTGGGTGCTCGGGGGGGAGAACTCGGGGCATATTGTCTGCGCGCAGCATGTAACGACCGGAGATGCGATTATCGCGGCGCTACAGGTCGTGCTGGCACTTAGGCGCCGGGGGAAGACTCTTGCTCAAGAGCGACTGGCTTGGAATAAGTGTCCACAGGTCTTGATCAATGTGCGTTTCGCTGGTGACCGAGATCCGATTTCCCACCCTCAGGTTCAAGCGGTCTGTGACAGCGTCACCGAGCGAATGGCGGGTCGTGGTCGTGTGCTGTTGCGCAAGTCGGGAACCGAGCCGTTGGTGCGTGTCATGGTCGAAGGAGACGATGAAAAACAGGTTCGGCGTTACGCCGAAGAGCTGGCGAATGCAGTTACAGAAGTTTGCGTGTGATTGCCGCTTGCCAGGGCTGTTTTCGTTGAGTACCATCTGCGCCCACTTTGACCGACGAGGTAAAGCATGCGTCGCCCACTGGTAGCTGGTAACTGGAAAATGAACGGTACCCGCGCCAGCGTCGCAGAGCTGATCGAGGCGCTCCGTCAACAGGAAATTCCTACTGCGGTAGAAATGGTCGTGTTTCCATCCTGTTTGCATCTGGAGCGAGTGGTGAGCGGCCTGGAGGGCGAGGCAATCGCT from the Stutzerimonas stutzeri genome contains:
- the glmM gene encoding phosphoglucosamine mutase; amino-acid sequence: MARKYFGTDGIRGHVGQFPITPEFMLKLGWAAGMAFRKHGKCRILIGKDTRISGYMFESALQAGLSAAGADVLLLGPMPTPAVAYLTRTFHADAGIVISASHNPHHDNGIKFFSGRGTKLPDEVELMIEGLLDTPMTVVESAQLGKASRINDAAGRYIEFCKSSVPTSTDFSGMKIVLDCAHGATYKVAPSVFRELGAEVVVIAAQPDGLNINADVGSTHVGQLQKAVIENGADLGIAFDGDGDRVMMVDHTGAQVDGDELLYIIATDLQDRDHLAGGVVGTLMSNLGLELALKAREIPFVRAKVGDRYVMAEMLDRDWVLGGENSGHIVCAQHVTTGDAIIAALQVVLALRRRGKTLAQERLAWNKCPQVLINVRFAGDRDPISHPQVQAVCDSVTERMAGRGRVLLRKSGTEPLVRVMVEGDDEKQVRRYAEELANAVTEVCV